From a region of the Methylomonas rapida genome:
- a CDS encoding RRXRR domain-containing protein codes for MTGSSIDTENAAGNRRPCPSAKATRSVKVQAANGQPINPCHPARARQLKRKKRAVRVCRHPFTIRLHPECPAEALQQLYEEDKAL; via the coding sequence ATGACCGGTTCAAGTATTGATACCGAGAACGCGGCGGGCAACCGCCGCCCTTGTCCATCAGCGAAGGCCACGCGCAGCGTCAAGGTCCAAGCCGCCAATGGCCAGCCGATCAACCCCTGTCATCCGGCTAGAGCCCGGCAGTTGAAACGCAAAAAGCGTGCGGTTCGGGTTTGCCGGCATCCTTTCACGATTCGTTTACATCCGGAATGTCCAGCCGAAGCCTTGCAGCAACTTTATGAAGAGGATAAAGCACTATGA